A single window of Toxoplasma gondii ME49 chromosome Ib, whole genome shotgun sequence DNA harbors:
- a CDS encoding hypothetical protein (encoded by transcript TGME49_209530~Predicted trans-membrane domain (TMHMM2.0):106-129:290-310) codes for MTLVPSPSSSSSSCSSSSSSSSSSSSSSSSSSSSSSSSSSSSSSSSSSSSSSSSSSSSSSSSSSSSSSSSSSSSSSSSSSSASHLPASHRSSAPLRKAAFATLEEYLRVARIYFFAGFCFLPILWFLNVRMFTESRLTLLSLRVHSAIQESQRVNSDPEKGDRREKNRRRKEDSSPTEGAARLSTSPVLSSSLDSELRLDLQAVRRKDDAEDQQEEREARKREAEQEGEEEQQRGDEEDDERERELEAEREREQDGEEQERQGGAYRLTRRDALKKLQDLRSYASKSRRALWGSGALLLIWAVTFQVLCASNAAWSEFFRLPCPPPFLSCLSRACTPSSLPYSPSVGCASIASPSSSSFGDVPPSLTPVSVSPSGFPALVVDSISLSSSASSPHFPSSSSSAFPLSASASLRRAASPGASLQLRDYREAARARADEG; via the exons ATGACTCTtgttccctctccttcctcttcttcttcctcctgttcttcctcttcgtcttcctcttcttcctcttcctcttcttcctcttcctcttcttcctcttcttcctcttcttcctcttcttcctcttcttcctcttcctcttcttcttcctcttcttcctcttcttcctcttcctcttcttcttcctcttcctcttcttcttcctcttcctcttcctcttcctcttcttcgtcttcatctgcCTCACATCTGCCTGCATCTCACCGTTCTTCAGCGCCATTGAGGAAGGCGGCGTTTGCCACTCTGGAAGAGTACCTCAGAGTTGCGAGGATCTACTTTTTCGCAGGCTTTTGTTTCCTTCCGATTCTGTGGTTCCTCAACGTCCGCATGTTCACAGAAAGCCGCTTaactctcttgtctctccgaGTACACTCTGCCATTCAGGAATCTCAGAGAGTAAACAGCGATcccgagaagggagacaggcgagagaaaaacagaagaaggaaggaagactCATCCCCGACGGAAGGCGCCGCAAGGCTCTCGACCTCTCCggtgctctcttcttctctagATAGCGAACTTCGACTAGACTTGCAAGCCGTGCGAAGGAAAGACGATGCAGAAGACCAgcaagaagaacgcgaagcacgcaagagagaagcagaacaagaaggagaggaagaacaacagagaggagacgaagaggacgacgaacgagaacgagaactagaagcggagagggaaagagaacaggatggcgaagaacaggagagacaaggagggGCGTATCGGTTGACACGAAGAGATGCTCTGAAAAAACTTCAAGACCTACGCTCTT ATGCTTCAAAGTCGAGACGCGCCCTCTGGGGCAGTGGTGCGCTTCTTTTG ATTTGGGCCGTCACGTTTCAAGTACTTTGCGCTTCAAACGCCGCATGGAGCGagttctttcgtctcccttgCCCTCCGCCTTTTCTCAGTTGTCTTTCACGTGCTTGTACAccctcgtctctgccttaTTCCCCGTCTGTCGGCTGTGCTTCAattgcttctccgtcgtcctctTCATTCGGCGATGTCCCACCTTCTCTCACAccagtctctgtctcgccgtcAGGTTTCCCTGCACTGGTTGTTGACTcgatttctctttcttcttctgcctcttctccacatttcccttcctcctcttcttccgcttttcctctctctgcgtctgcctctttgCGTCGCGCAGCCTCCCcaggcgcctctctgcagctgagGGATTATCGAGAGGCCGCGCGAGCGCGTGCAGACGAGGGCTGA
- a CDS encoding hypothetical protein (encoded by transcript TGME49_209540) — protein MWIRRAGAPSRRPSSPGTASWHVSHAGKGPPRDACRGKGDAGRRRQSVERRTQSSACHRLSEEEAAQAVAGKQTQDNNGKNPLESMTKGGRLRRSGHRLSSPSTFRTLVTLQIPSALFEVPFASSSARHPSSVSRSHSFLCSSRLPPSRFSPSPSRPDFSESYPRVRSESFSFSSLSSPSPPFRSRLICSLLCADNVASPRGGLHTTRLSHASSFAVSPGMFETPPGRPCGFSSSSASFRSPRHSPVLSPWLNASREHAAEASRSSSQEERLVSSSAPLSVGQSFCPLQVSQARMQLLQLASDATTLPLSFWESKGQSTTSSRAHAASNSARNQETADETSPIMERVEAIAREALGVVDGVTRSSVFLLSEDVPGNRNSASDSSPTMTRGQEAPAAAAAALLLPELVALLSPFAVCVSGARLREEMSCSSLHSLPQLSSFLNLMVDLLHCEESWISLTDDEFAASAHALQVLSCTDTWTAAAAAEALMRDGRLRRVSLRHLVAISSSTLHASLQRNVHRPRDLQGSYRWNASSSCSAPLAVIKRAGKAAQDRLLRERHALVESGMLVRAWQTAAALSGLSHAATVRAQTGFFLLLEKMKREQSEEEMHPPLFGARLPDEELAALPLALSAVHTPDERLLVWASEQVVVRLGGPSLRELSQGRDGGKVMSGRVVLANSEGEQVPSFSQGGTAGGATLASSDSNSRTMRDSARKRHRKTGQETGGRRQEEERVMVAMLLRGMSLWERVGPAGMQQQALPVFAQAFLLPALPHLSSLSLLHLSEAATSPDIANGSAFPATFSFSFFLPSAANDSSLGSSDSRREAKQRRRLLLQERQDTLARVAAGSLGLLLLEHHRRVRFERRHLFRLLRVTRAFYQAQMLPRLQHLRQLLTDKSGCFLEVEAALVKGVPLLYRDIAVQLRLVSKSCTFFPLSSTFSPSVPSSSCPSSSQFFSHSSSSLSFSSSSSSSSSSSSSSSSSPISSSSLTSSFSLPASPPLFHASSPPAAAPPFSQGVAGEEGSARAARRMIEAARFRPADALSRRHAPPLAVSDLVQSLEDVAVLTDLLPARRPLPFVSLPHRPPVASGNSEASATPRQFLLSLLQELLPLLALASVPQYGVEGGSSFVMTKRQISSVLTSCAALLLRLVGSWAQRTQLEQAARSLGMSTGLADREKEGIECCRLLVLQIALLASDARVDTQAAAMGLRALLACVHRVPSSLLSDSILVHPLPLGGPRSSLDSCERETPSSTVACNSSPPTPSPDASTSFETASTFLFPTISSLLFRLANVRLRESTRLNETSEANTRGVRTPEVPKPSTRASPSSEKLVDVESFHRSKCSKESASWHIACSQVSERGVDNEEDTPNVSTENCALLCPKNEVLRLNTVVPAVAAAAWLDQQQALLQNALPMTLPNADEFCEQRQCSAEAKGSRRTPTVGRITLADVIRMAGDYLENDSFLAALSECMDTVLAAAEKQLPLLPDREIRLLELHLRALKREGGGAETKRVSHVCTAIQDLLDKRWSTVNKMGNNQLRESGI, from the exons ATGTGGATTCGAAGGGCCGGTGCGCCGAGCCGCCGGCCATCCTCTCCTGGGACTGCCTCTTGGCATGTGTCTCATGCAGGAAAAGGACCTCCaagagatgcatgcagagggaaaGGCGACGCTGGGAGAAGACGTCAGAGTGTCGAGAGGCGAACACAGTCGAGTGCATGTCATCGTctcagtgaagaagaagcggcgcagGCTGTCGCGGGGAAGCAAACGCAAGACAACAATGGAAAGAATCCTCTCGAGTCGATGACAAAGGGAGGGCGTTTAAGACGCAGTGGTcatcgtctttcttctccctccactTTCCGGACACTCGTCACGCTGCAGATCCCGTCTGCCTTGTTTGAAGtgcctttcgcttcttcatctgcccGCCATCcatcgtctgtttctcgctctcactcgtttctctgctcgtcGCGTTTGCCgccctcgcgtttctctccttcaccttCGCGTCCAGACTTCTCCGAGTCGTACCCTCGCGTTCGTTCTGAatccttctctttctcttcgttgtcttcccCGTCCCCGCCTTTCCGTTCGCGTCTGATCTGTTCGCTTTTGTGTGCTGACAATGTTGCGTCTCCCAGGGGTGGGCTGCACACCACCCGCTTGTCACATGCAtcttctttcgctgtttCCCCCGGGATGTTTGAGACGCCTCCTGGTCGACCTTGtggcttctcttcgtcttcggctTCCTTCCGTTCTCCTCGTCACTCTCCCGTGTTGTCTCCTTGGTTGAACGCCTCTCGCGAGCACGCGGCCGAAGCCTCGCGATCGTCTTCACAGGAAGAGCGActggtttcttcttctgctcccttGAGCGTTGGACAAAGTTTCTGTCCACTGCAAGTGTCTcaggcgcgcatgcagctgctaCAACTGGCGAGTGACGCGACGACTCTGCCTCTGTCCTTCTGGGAAAGCAAAGGACAGTCGACGACTTCCTCGCGCGCCCACGCAGCCTCAAATAGCGCGCGAAATCAGGAAACGGCGGATGAAACGTCCCCCATAATGGAGAGAGTTGAAGCCATCGCCAGAGAGGCTCTTGGCGTGGTTGATGGTGTCACACGTTCTtcggttttccttctctctgaagaTGTTcctggaaacagaaacagtgCCTCGGACTCCAGTCCAACAATGACACGAGGTCAGGAGGCaccagcagctgcagctgctgctctccttcttcccgaACTGGtagcgcttctctcgcctttcgctgtctgtgtgtcCGGCGCTCGcttgagagaagaaatgtcTTGCTCTTCATTGCACTCCCTCCCGCAGTTATCCTCCTTTCTAAACCTGATGGTTGACCTCCTTCACTGCGAAGAGAGTTGGATCTCTCTGACAGATGACGAATTTGCGGcctctgcgcatgcacttcaAGTGCtgagctgtacagacacctggaCAGCCGCTGCCGCGGCGGAAGCGCTGATGAGAGATGGCCGTCTGCGGCGAGTCAGTCTCAGACACCTTGTAGCAATatcttcttcgactctgcatgcgtcactTCAGCGGAACGTCCATCGGCCGAGAGACCTGCAAGGGAGCTATCGGTGGAACGCTTCGTCGAGTTGTAGCGCGCCCCTCGCCGTCATTAAAAGGGCAGGCAAAGCTGCGCAGGACCGACTCCTGAGAGAGCGTCACGCTCTAGTCGAGTCGGGGATGTTGGTAAGAGCCTGGCAAACCGCAGCGGCGTTGTCTGGACTGTCGCACGCAGCCACGGTGAGGGCACAGACGGggttctttctcctgctgGAGAAAATGAAAAGGGAacaaagcgaggaagaaatgcACCCGCCCCTCTTCGGCGCGCGGCTCCCCGACGAGGAGCTAGCAGCGCTCCCCCTTGCTCTATcggctgtacatacacccgacgAGCGCCTCTTGGTGTGGGCATCCGAACAGGTTGTTGTGAGGCTCGGAGGGCCGAGCCTGAGGGAGCTTTCTCAGGGCCGAGATGGAGGTAAGGTGATGTCTGGCAGAGTGGTCTTGGCAAATTCTGAAGGAGAACAAgttccgtctttctctcaaGGGGGAACGGCGGGTGGTGCGACACTTGCCAGCAGCGACAGCAACTCACGAACGATGCGCGATTCCGCAAGAAAAAGGCATAGGAAGACAGGCCAGGAGACAGGTGGGAGAcgacaggaggaagaacgagtTATGGTCGCCATGCTGCTTCGCGGAATGAGTTTGTGGGAGCGCGTCGGACCCGCCGGCATGCAGCAGCAGGCCTTGCCAGTCTTCGCGCAAGCG TTCCTCCTGCCGGCGCTCCCGCACCTCAGTTCCCTCAGTCTCCTGCACTTGTCAGAGGCCGCGACGTCTCCAGACATCGCGAACGGTTCCGCGTTTCCTGCtactttctctttctcgtttttcctcccgTCTGCGGCCAATGACTCCTCGCTGGGGTCCTCGGACAGCCGCAGAGAAGCCAAGCAacgtcgtcgccttcttcttcaggagCGGCAGGACACTCTGGCGCGCGTGGCTGCGGGCTCGCTaggtcttctccttctggaGCACCACCGGCGCGTGCGGttcgaaaggagacacttaTTCAGACTCCTGCGAGTGACAAGGGCCTTCTACCAAGCCCAAATGCTCCCGAGGCTGCAGCACTTGAGACAGCTTCTCACAGACAAAAGCGGCTGTTTTTTGGAAGTCGAAGCTGCGCTGGTCAAG GGTGTTCCACTTCTCTATCGCGACATCGCTGTCCAACTCAGACTCGTCTCAAAAAGTTGcacgttttttcctctttcaaGCACTTTTTCACCATCAGTGCCTTCCTCATCctgtccttcctcctctcaaTTCTTTTCTcattcttcctcgtcgctttccttttcttcctcttcatcttcctcctcctcatcatcctcctcttcctcgtcttcccctatatcttcttcttctctcacttctTCATTCTCGCTTCCGGCCTCTCCTCCCCTGTTTcatgcttcctctccgcctGCTGCAGCGCCCCCATTTTCCCAGGGGGtcgcaggcgaggaaggcagtgCACGCGCAGCTCGGCGCATGATCGAAGCGGCGAGGTTCAGGCCAGCAGACGCGCTGTCGAGACGCCACGCACCTCCTCTCGCTGTGTCGGATCTCGTTCAGTCTCTGGAAGATGTTGCTGTCTTGACGGACCTCCTCCCCGCCCGTCGGCCACTAccctttgtttctttgccTCATCGTCCTCCAGTCGCGTCAGGAAACTCAGAGGCTTCAGCGACCCCGCGCCAgtttcttctcagcctctTGCAAGAACTGCTACCGCTTCTCGCTTTGGCCTCTGTTCCCCAGTATGGGGTGGAAGGTGGAAGTTCCTTCGTGATGACGAAAAGGCAAATCTCCAGTGTCCTGACGAGTTGCGCagcccttcttcttcgccttgtGGGTTCGTGGGCTCAACGCACGCAGTTGGAGCAAGCTGCGCGTTCTCTCGGGATGTCCACAGGCCTCgctgacagagagaaagaaggcatAGAGTGCTGCAGACTTCTTGTTCTTCAGATCGCGCTGCTGGCCTCGGATGCACGCGTAGACACCCAGGCAGCGGCTATGGGTCTTCGTGCGCTG ctTGCCTGTGTCCACCGGGTGCCGTCGTCACTTCTGTCGGATTCGATTCTTGTCCATCCTCTTCCACTGGGGGGTCCCAGGTCGTCACTGGATTCTTGTGAACGGGAAACACCTAGTTCGACGGTTGCCTGCAACTCCTCGCCACCGACGCCATCGCCAGATGCCTCGACTTCGTTCGAGACAGCTTCCACATTCCTCTTTCCTACCATTTCGTCCTTGCTCTTTCGGCTAGCAAATGTCCGGCTGAGGGAAAGCACTCGCCTAAATGAAACATCAGAGGCGAACACtcgaggtgtacgtacaccggagGTTCCTAAGCCGTCTACGCGAGCGTCTCCTAGTAGCGAAAAACTAGTCGATGTGGAGTCTTTCCACAGATCTAAATGCAGCAAAGAGTCGGCCTCCTGGCACATTGCTTGTTCTCAAGTTTCTGAAAGAGGTGTCGATAACGAAGAAGATACGCCGAATGTTTCTACAGAAAATTGCGCTTTGTTATGTCCGAAAAACGAGGTTCTCCGCCTGAACACTGTTGTACCGGCTGTTGCAGCAGCTGCATGGCTGGACCAGCAGCAAGCGCTCCTCCAGAACGCTCTGCCCATGACCCTGCCGAACGCGGACGAGTTTTGCGAGCAAAGGCAGTGTTCTGCTGAGGCAAAAGGCTCGAGGAGAACGCCGACAGTAGGGAGGATAACGTTGGCAGACGTGATCAGGATGGCAGGGGACTACCTGGAGAATGActcgtttctcgctgctctgtCCGAGTGTATGGACACTGTTTTAGCCGCAGCTGAGAAGCAGCTTCCCCTCCTTCCAGACCGAGAGATTCGCCTTCTCGAGCTGCACTTAAGAGCTCTGAAGCGCGAGGGTGGTGgagcagaaacaaagagagtTTCACATGTTTGCACCGCGATCCAAGACCTACTTGACAAGCGGTGGTCGACAGTGAACAAAATGGGTAACAATCAGTTGAGAGAATCAGGAATATAA
- a CDS encoding hypothetical protein (encoded by transcript TGME49_209550) — MRILPEATRESGRRVKGGRPELRRWRKGAQCSVFPFAEEMKRRVGVLDRMWRQVEEGRKFAGLRTRAYAAAFSTDWSEASVPCSFPLRSSYSCSSNSCFSHFRSLSHCSSSSSPSVCSSYSCCSSRFFCGCSSSFRVPLESYGPSSFHVPATPSPLVCGSLISRSSCSSPCLLLASRASTSAVSAGLLLTPLASNVQRSSPTSLSRFSVASSPCTCRRSAIPGSSLVYSVSSMFSSPSGVSSSAGPTSSRYSFRRCSVFSLLPSSNASPLSFQDKPCFRSSSSTNASRSPPPAVCSSDPPLSPPSLASARSPRIRASALSRSCTFFSTTSFSVSPLPALSSLKITSRVCFVSFSSSSASSSLSSAPRGVQPSSSSLSMAAASLSVNLAAQGRLAVTAPSVASLPPSSSLLARRQDETDRLLRAIAELTTMEDSLAFFSDNKNQLRPAVFLALLKRMQLIATAHLVKQASRHEGKKKRQPTGESGIYEEPPPSAQDGSLKSASSPTALSVRPPHANVFRAYFHRFPRFREVQRLLLSKVDSFPVADLLSSLDILQELNVCPRLLLRAAAPLLLQQLPQLSLEQVVQLLTVYVHPNSAGPHGEPSVGAGTSTVAREVTHWLHACGGRLGKLDGALLADLADAGSRMPINQVALLRLLLSPVRQRMHLMNAKQLSLVLHAYAKHPTAGDDFVLHQGLTLLLSRHSIPAMSLNAALRCIWAGAAACSPSGMGCAGRSPTPSLQKQQHSEHLKLLEILLKRAEPALLLHADQLDGQAVATLVWACSRGGACLGSSDLLQMLHRRALRVHSQMSPQGLSNTLWGFATTLGRMVDIRAPPEAAGAAAIDPDIAEDTETVSLHEMLQGPNDAGEQSSERPSSSSATSRNTLSSAELSNSKAASTPVSGETLCVALFQQVEPQVLRSLARFEPQDLAVLSSAYALLRCGSEGFHAAVQQVVTEHWADELSADQLVRIVYAYAVLRGSSRMFSAVQVNLLRRLETFTVHGLCDVIWSYVVMRYLDPQFLEMCLSLVPLDRVAGDDRCALLYPAASEIALALPTMDQIRLQRMRKYTREAFWEMQLFDFPSAFASSVAQTARMLRVLSCVSSVTSQGSKLHTGDTAAGDELQEGDSNEKEGEDTASATTFDESCGSFSGANRVVEAFDFEGYFIDVWLQQTSGHARASRLEDEDVSDSQRSQTTNAERKSSFSQAAKNETFKTLLESGVALLCHTHATVHRETGKPLGSAMMRHRYLKRRNVPTVNVLWDVWKMLPTTEARVEYLSKQIVRALREEEARRASHALNRVGHGSKAHSG, encoded by the exons ATGAGGATCTTGCCCGAAGCCACGCGCGAGTCTGGACGCCGAGTAAAGGGCGGACGACCAGAGCTCAGGAGATGGCGGAAAGGAGCGCAATGCAGTGTTTTTCCGTTTGCTGAAGAAATGAAAAGAAGGGTGGGTGTTCTTGACAGAATGTGGAGACaagtggaagaaggaagaaaattTGCTGGGTTGAGGACTCGGGCGTACGCAGCGGCCTTCTCCACTGACTGGAGCGAGGCGTCCGTTCcttgttcttttcctcttcgatCTTCCTATTCTTGTTCTTCCAATTCGTGTTTCTCTCATTTTCGCTCTTTGTCTCAttgttcctcctcttcttctccctctgtctgctcttcctACTCTTGttgttcttctcgttttttctgtggttGTTCCTCGTCGTTTCGAGTTCCTCTCGAATCCTACGGTCCGTCGTCCTTCCACGTCCCTGCAACTCCCTCCCCTCTCGTTTGCGGCTCTTTgatctcgcgttcttcttgttcgtctcCCTGCctgctcctcgcttctcgcgcttccacctcggctgtctctgcagggCTGCTCTTGACACCTCTGGCCTCCAATGTTCAGCGTTCCTCCCCaacctctctgtctcgcttttccgTGGCTTCGTCACCTTGCACTTGTCGCAGATCAGCGATCCCTGGCTCCTCTCTTGTCTATTCTGTTTCGTCGAtgttttcctcgccttcgggggtctcctcgtctgccgGTCCAACTTCGTCTCGCTATTCGTTTCGGCGttgttctgtcttctctcttctgccgtcTTCGAACgcatcgcctctctctttccaggATAAGCCTTGTTTTCGTTCGTCATCATCGACAAATGCATCTCGATCGCCCCCACCTGCCGTTTGCTCTTCCGAccctccgctgtctcctccgtctctcgcctctgctcgCAGTCCTCGAATCAGGGCGTCTGCCCTCTCCCGCTCCTGCACTTTCTTCTCTACCACAtcgttctctgtgtcgcctctccctgctctttcctctctaAAAATAACGTCACGCGTCTGTTTTGTctcattctcttcttcttcggcgagctcttctctctcttccgcgccGAGAGGCGTGCAaccttcgtcgtcttctctctcgatggcagcagcgtctctgtcggTGAATCTCGCTGCTCAAGGTCGCCTGGCTGTCACAGcgccttctgtcgcttcactgcctccgtcttcgtcgctgttgGCGCGTCgacaagacgagacagacCGTCTCCTTCGAGCGATTGCAGAACTGACGACCATGGAagactctctcgccttcttctcagACAACAAGAACCAGCTGCGGCCGgccgtcttcctcgcgcttctgaagcgcatgcagttgatCGCGACTGCGCATCTGGTGAAGCAAGCGTCGCGGCatgagggaaagaagaagcgacaacCCACAGGCGAGTCAGGCATCTACGAGGAGCCCCCGCCGTCTGCTCAGGACGGCTCACTGAAGTCCGCCTCTTCCCCAACTGCGTTGAGTGTACGTCCACCGCATGCCAATGTCTTTCGCGCCTACTTTCACCGGTTTCCGCGATTTCGAGAGGTCCAGCGCTTGCTGCTAAGCAAAGTAGATTCCTTTCCTGTAGCGGATCTCCTCTCATCCCTCGACATTCTGCAGGAACTGAACGTGTGTCCccgcctcctccttcgcGCCGCTgctccgctgcttctccagcagCTCCCTCAACTGTCTCTCGAGCAGGTCGTCCAGCTCCTtacggtgtacgtacaccccaacAGCGCCGGGCCCCACGGCGAGCCGAGCGTCGGCGCCGGCACCTCCACCGTCGCGCGAGAAGTGACTCACTGGCTGCACGCGTGCGGCGGCCGTCTAGGAAAACTGGACGGTGCGCTTCTTGCGGATCTGGCAGATGCAGGGAGTCGGATGCCGATTAACCAAGTCgcccttctgcgtcttcttctctctccagttcgccagcgcatgcacttgaTGAATGCCA AacagctgtctcttgtgtTGCATGCCTACGCGAAGCATCCGACTGCCGGCGATGACTTTGTGCTCCACCAGGGActgactcttcttctgtctcgccacTCCATTCCGGCCATGTCGCTGAATGCGGCCCTCCGCTGCATCTGGGCGGgagccgctgcatgcagccccaGTGGGATGGGGTGCGCCGGCCGCTCTCCGACTCCTTCGCTGCAAAAGCAGCAACACAGCGAGCATTTGAAACTCTTGGAAATTCTTTTGAAGCGTGCAGAGCCCGCTCTCTTGCTCCACGCAGACCAGCTCGATGGCCAGGCTGTCGCGACGCTCGTCTGGGCATGCAGTCGAGGTGGCGCCTGCCTCGGCTCCTCCGACCTGCTTCAAATGCTTCATCGCCGGGCGCTCAGGGTCCACTCGCAGATGAGTCCACAGG GCCTCTCCAACACGCTCTGGGGTTTCGCCACCACCCTCGGCCGTATGGTTGACATCCGCGCACCCCCCGAGGCTGCGGGCGCCGCAGCAATCGATCCTGACATCGCCGAAGACACCGaaactgtctctctccacgagATGTTACAAGGACCCAATGATGCCGGTGAACAGTCAAGCGAGCGCCcatcttcctcctccgcaACAAGTCGAAACACCCTTTCCTCTGCTGAACTTTCCAACTCCAAAGCTGCTTCCACACCTGTGAGTGGAGAgactctctgcgtcgctcttttcCAGCAGGTGGAGCCTCAAGTTCTTCGCTCGCTCGCCCGTTTCGAGCCTCAGGACTTGGCGGTTTTGTCATCGGCCTAcgctctgcttcgctgcgGCAGCGAGGGGTTCCACGCTGCTGTGCAACAGGTGGTGACCGAACACTGGGCTGACGAGTTGAGTGCCGACCAACTCGTACGTATCGTGTATGCCTATGCCGTTTTACGCGGGAGCAGTCGCATGTTCAGCGCCGTTCAAGTCAACCTCCTTCGACGCCTCGAAACCTTCACTGTTCATGGACTCTGCGATGTCATTTGGAGTTACGTCGTCATGCGCTACTTGGACCCCCAGTTCCTCGAG atgtgtctctcccttgttccCCTGGACCGAGTGGCTGGCGACGACCGATGTGCCTTGCTGTACCCTGCGGCTTCGGAGATTGCCCTAG cGTTGCCCACTATGGACCAAATTCGTCTGCAGCGCATGCGCAAGTACACTCGAG AGGCGTTTTGGGAGATGCAGTTGTTCGATTTTCCTtcggccttcgcctcctcagtTGCCCAAA CCGCTCGCATGTTGAGGGTCCTGTCCTGTGTGTCAAGCGTGACCTCGCAAGGATCCAAGCTTCATACTGGAGACAcagcagcaggagacgaaCTTCAGGAAGGTGACAGcaacgaaaaggaaggcgaggacacGGCGAGCGCCACAACTTTCGACGAGAGTTGTGGATCTTTCTCGGGTGCGAATCGTGTAGTTGAAGCATTCGACTTTGAGGGATACTTCATAGATGTGTGGTTACAACAGACGTCTGGACACGCGCGCGCAAGTCGCCTTGAAGACGAGGATGTGAGTGACTCTCAACGCAGTCAGACGACgaatgcagagaggaagtcCAGCTTCTCTCAAGcggcgaagaacgagacgtTCAAGACTCTACTCGAGAGCGGTGTGGCGCTTCTCTGCCACACGCACGCAACTGTACaccgagagacagggaaaccGCTAGGGTCAGCGATGATGCGCCACCGGTATCTCAAACGAAGAA ATGTGCCAACAGTAAACGTCCTCTGGGATGTGTGGAAG ATGTTGCCTACAACAGAGGCTAGGGTAGAATATCTTTCTAAGCAAATCGTCCGGGCtttgagagaagaagaagcacgTCGCGCGTCGCATGCCCTCAATCGGGTTGGTCATGGTTCCAAAGCGCACTCTGGGTAA